aaataaatatcaaatttaAACTCAGACTTTCTGATATGAAAGAAATGAGAACCTTCTGACTGGATGTCAGGAggacacacatgaacaaacaagcAGTTAGATTATAATCTGATAATAATTTGAACCTGCAGACAGGCTCAGGGTTTATTGACTAATCACTACATACACATATTGGAAATATATTGGAAATATATCTGTACACCaatccacctgtctgtctgtcagtagtacatgtctccctctctctctgtcacatcaTGTGTCTCACCTCAGGCTCTGCCCACATAGCTGGCCTAAAACAGCTGTCAATTAACAGGTGGACAGTAAATTAGTGTGTTTTCATTGGTCCACTTCAGGTGCTGGATTTACCTGAGAGACACCTGCTGACATCATCAGTTAATGAATGTAGACATTGATGAGAGCACCTGAATGCATCATCAAATACCTCACTCAGGGGATCAGGCGATACGTAGGACAGACAGGTTGTGTCTTCAGGTAAAGACTTGTTTATCAGTGAAGCCTCTGGATTGGTTCACACCTCCTCCATTTATTATGATGTCATCAGTCTGCAGGGGGTGGAGCCAGAAATGTGACACAGCTAAAGACAAGTAGGCGGTTCCTCCATCAactgtctgattgtctgtctctctctacttgtctgtctgtctgtcagtggaaGACTGTCTGTCTCCAGCGTTTATCAGGTGTGAATGGCCACAGACAGTCGGTGATGGCAACAGTGAAAGGTCGCGCTTCGACACTCAGGTTCAGCAGCTCTAGACGAGAACAGTTTAACCGACTGTTGATTGGACGAAGAGTCGACGCTGCCGGCTGCTCCGTcagctacagacagacagacagacaggtgtatTAATACTACAAATACTTATACTATAAATTATTTAAACTACAAATCATCATGTGAGAACAGTATTTCTAAATTATACTGACTGATATTTGTTAGTTACAGTACTGTGAATATTTACAGGTATATCAGTAAACATATTGATTGATATATATTTACAGGTATGAGGTGGTTGGACGGCAGGTTGAAGGCCTGAGCGATTGCGACAGCCATCTCATATTTGGTCATCTGCTCTTTAGCTGAGAAATGAAAGATTCCTCGGATAGACGGGTCCTggtagagaggcagacaggcagtgaTACAGGTGGAGAGAGGGTGAGACGGGGTGACACAGGCAGAGGATGAGACTGACAAAGAGGGGTTATGACAGACAGTTGGGGGACAGACTGGTAGCAGTCTCTCTTTCAGAACATCAGACAGTCACCTGTCTTGCTTTCTCTGACAGTTTCCTGCAGACTGCAGCTACGTCTCGGGTGTCAGTGGGGAACCTCTGCAGGCAGTGATCCAGAGTGCAGCTCTCCGCCGCCTCCTGGACTTTCAGCCACAGTGATGTCACCGCGCTCTCCGACACTGACTCCACCTCCCCAAACAGGACCGGCACCCGCAGCACCACcgcacctgagagacagacagacaaacagaaaggtagagagagacaaacaaagacaggtatagagagacagacaggcaggaacACAGACAGGTACCTGGACAGTGTctgagtgtctctctctctccctctagtTTGCTGCGTCCATAAACGTTAAGAGGATTCGGACTGTCGTCTTCTCCGTACGGAGGGTTCCTCCCATCAAACACGTAGTCGGTGCTGATGTAAAGGAGGAAGGCTCCACAGACagctgtatatatacacaccattatcatcatcatcacacaacaTCGATAAAGATCTACATGTTGTAACAAACTATTTATAATGATGAGAGGAACATGGAACAACATGTGATCACCTACCTGCCTCCTTGGCGAGTGTGCTCGTGGCGTGCACGTTGAGATTCACAGCTGCTTCAGTGTGTCTCTCCACAACATCTGGAcgtctctctgctgcacagTGGACGATGACATcaggctgagacagagagatttaTTTAGAATATAATGAACCCCAGGGTCTCCAACCAGTTGGACCTGCCCTGAAAACCTCCATAGGAAGGTGTCCAGGAggatcctgatcagatgcccgaaccacctcaactggctcctttcaaTATGaaggagcagcggctctactcCAAGCTCCCTCCGAatgtctgagctcctcaccCTCTAAGGCTGAGCCCAGACCCCCTGCGGAGGAAACTTATTTCAGCTGCTTGTATCCGTGATCTCATTCTTTTGGTCACTATCCAAAATTCCCGACCGCAGGTGAGGGTTGGCATTTAGACCGACTGATTAATCCAGAGCTTCACCTTCAggctcagctccctctgaaCCACAATGGTCCAGTCCAACGCCTGCTGACACTGCACCAATCTATGTGTCGATCTCAGGCTCCATTTGACCCTCACTGGAGACCCTGAGATACTAGTATCTATATTAGTACCATGACCTCAGCGGTGGTCTCCTACAGTCATTCTGCCGCAGCGCACTGCTGCTACTAAACTTTCTGACAATAATTAATATCAATGGGCTATTAATAATATTCACTTGCACACTGCGAGCATGATAACACCCTAATGGTGGCTAGCTCCCACGATAGTTCTCAGTTGTCTGAGAAGTTCCAGACAGGCAAGAATGGTCCTCTTTAAGGCAGCACATCTTGTCTGGGGCAGGTatgtacataaaacaaaaattatGTTTCATGTAATTTTGTTCCAGGACATGGACCAGCAACATATAATGGAGAAGCTGGCATCACAGATTGACAGATGGGGGCAGCTCTATCCTGGCCTCAGTGAGCTGGCTGCCAATGGCCTCACAGTACCGGTATCCAGTGTGGACTGTGAGCAGGGCCTCTGCACACTGAACAGGGACACTTTAATCaggtttttattattcattattcatcgATTTCTTGCCTCACCCTCATCACTCCCACCAGACTTATTGTCTACGGTTTGGTTCTTAGGCACCCTGTACTGCACACTGTACTGCATACTGGACAAGCTGTTTTGGCTCCACCAAAGCCGAATGAATGTAAAATCAATGTGGAGAGCCTGAAAACTAACTAAATGACCTAATGGTTGTTGTTGGTCCCCAGTGGACTGCGAGTTTTGTTTTCAAGCTTTTtgggtgtttttatttatctgctCTAGCTTTTCCAACTTTTTGTACACAGAGTAGTAGAGAGTAGTACAATGTGCAGTACAGAGTGCAGCACTGTActcagtgtacagtgtgtagtACAGTGTGTAGTGCTGTACAGCGTGTAATGCCGTACAGCGTGTAGTGCCGTACAGCGTGTAGTGCAGTACAGCGTGTAGTGCAGTACAGCGTGAAGTGCAGTGTGCAGTGCAATACCGTGTGTAGTACAGGTTGCAGTATAGAGTGTAGTACCTTGTACTCGTGCAGTAGTCCCCTGACGGCGTCCTCGTCTGTGAGGTCACAGCGGAGGAGGCGGGGTCTGGCTCTCCTGTATCCGGTTCCAATAACTAACCAGCCGTTGCTCTGAAACTCTCTGCAGACAGCTCGACCAAGAAGACCCGTTGCCCCGGTAACCAGGACCCTCGGAGCCAGGACCATAGCCTCCTCCTCGAGTAAACAGTACTACAATCAGGACTAACATCAGTTAACAAATCAGGACCCTAAAGGCCGGGACCACAACCTCCTCTTCCTGGAATACACAGCACATCAATACTACAAGTAGTACTACAATCAAACTACATTTACTTCCCGTTAGAGTCTCTTCAGATCagatttttaattaatttaaactGTAACAGCTGATTACAGATCAGATCTATTGTCTCTCACTCCATCTGCAGCTGTTTGATTAAAGACGGGAAACATCTGGAAAACACCTGGAAAATGTCACATCAGCAGCATTAGTGCACATTTATCAGACTTACGTGTTACGTGCCAATGAAATCAagtatttcagaatcagaaatactttattgatccccggggggaaataacacaagttacatttatttattcagtttttgaaAACGTAATAGAAATCTAATGTCTCCTCATTTTTTCGGTGATGAATCTTTAAAACAATGTTCAAAGAATACaaaagtaaaaggaaaacagaagcAGTAAAGGAGTCTATGTACAGTCGGTGAATAACTGATTCAGTATTTACAAGCTTTAAGCTGTTAGCACTGTTAGCTATTTACAGGTGAGTGTTTACCTGAACCAGCTGCACGCGGCCCGGGCTGAAGATAATCCTCAATTCTGCGCCTGCGCGgctcatctctcctctgtctgatcAGATATGTTTCTGATATTTAATACCTATCAATATTGATCACTCAGTGCCTCTCTGATTTTATGATGCGcagtttgttctctctctcttccgcTTCCGCTCCACCCGATCAGCTGTTTGCCGTAAAGcagctagctgctagctggTTAGCATACAGGCTAACAGACCCCAGAGAAGAAACCCGGACTGACGTGAAATAAAACGAAAGCCGAAATGATTTCTGAAACATGTCCCGTTAGTTTACAGAGACCCGGAGACGTGGATCAGACTGAAGCTGCGGTGATTTCAGATAAAACAGCTGAGCCCTGATTTAACACGGAGACACCAGAGTTGGAAAACacgaaataaaaacacagtctgTGAATTTACCTCAGAACCTCTCAACTCAAATCCAGGCATCTTGTCCAGAGCCAGCCCACAGACCAGTAGAGAGCAGAAGCAAAACCTCCCGGTGCAGAAGAGTAGTTTTAACGGTCTGTCAGctactcttcttcttctacttcttcttcttcttcttcttcttcttcttcttcttcttcttcttctctgatttaaTGGCGGATCGGAAACCAACGTGTATCAGTAcataccgccacctactgtagTACTGATGTGTGTAGCATCATGACAGAAACTGATGCAGATAATTATCAAGTGCTGCAGTTATCCAGAACACGCCTAATTGAAATGAGTCTGCAGGTACTAATGTTGCACCCACGAATCACACCGGACTCGGGATGAAGAAGTTTTAAGAAAACTGAGGTGTTAttttgaaagaataaaaaaagaacagtggTTTGGCTGGTCTTCAGTGGCTTTACTGATATTCTGGATGTAACTGCCAACTCATCTCATAGTATCAAATTCACAGAAGAAACAATACATTGTCTAAGTAATTCCATGTAAAATCAATAAACATAATATGTGCTTATATAATGAAGTATTAGGAATTATGAATTCTAATATtagatttattatttattttaggttTACTAACTACTAAACTACAATATATCTTATCTGTATTTACGATGTAGCTTGATTCTGCATTCTATTCACATTCCATTACACGTCTGTGAATATTTACAGTTGCTATGGCAACAAGTGACGTTAGCACATAGTAGCTAGCTTAATTGAATCGTCCGAACAACACTAACCCATAAAATTACCGCCAATGTGTTGTCTCAGGTTAGCTAACAGCTTAAATCCCTGAGGAACTACGCTAGCATTATAACGGTATGCAGTTACTTACGTCATAGTTCCCTCATGCCATGTAACAaagcacaatacaaacaatgtcaacaaattcAGTATGAAGGGTACACTGCTAATAAAATATGGAGGTGCTTAGGTGACATTCACCCACctgaaagaacaaagaaaacgAACAGTGGTTTGGCTGATATTCTGGATGTAAGGCAGGCCTTCGAGTGACGTTTGGTGTTACGTAATACCATTCAAATCCGACCCCACACCTTTTTACATTTGGTCTCAAATCTTTCAATATGATTATttcatgtatatttttcttttattcaaatACTCTAACTCTCTCCATGGGCTTGCTGAATAGTGTTAACCGTGGCgcatcacattttccttttagtGACCAGCATATAGCAAGATTTTGCTACTGAAATTTGAAGTCATAAGACCATCTGTCTACAGTGAATATTGATTTCTCTACATTTCAACAAATGTTTCCCCTTTTCTAGATTGTTCTATCATCTGCATACAACGATGACTGTATACCTGTTCC
The Enoplosus armatus isolate fEnoArm2 chromosome 13, fEnoArm2.hap1, whole genome shotgun sequence genome window above contains:
- the mat2b gene encoding methionine adenosyltransferase 2 subunit beta isoform X4 produces the protein MPGFELRGSEEEAMVLAPRVLVTGATGLLGRAVCREFQSNGWLVIGTGYRRARPRLLRCDLTDEDAVRGLLHEYKPDVIVHCAAERRPDVVERHTEAAVNLNVHATSTLAKEAAVCGAFLLYISTDYVFDGRNPPYGEDDSPNPLNVYGRSKLEGERETLRHCPGAVVLRVPVLFGEVESVSESAVTSLWLKVQEAAESCTLDHCLQRFPTDTRDVAAVCRKLSEKARQDPSIRGIFHFSAKEQMTKYEMAVAIAQAFNLPSNHLIPLTEQPAASTLRPINSRLNCSRLELLNLSVEARPFTVAITDCLWPFTPDKRWRQTVFH
- the mat2b gene encoding methionine adenosyltransferase 2 subunit beta isoform X1 — translated: MSRAGAELRIIFSPGRVQLVQYCLLEEEAMVLAPRVLVTGATGLLGRAVCREFQSNGWLVIGTGYRRARPRLLRCDLTDEDAVRGLLHEYKPDVIVHCAAERRPDVVERHTEAAVNLNVHATSTLAKEAAVCGAFLLYISTDYVFDGRNPPYGEDDSPNPLNVYGRSKLEGERETLRHCPGAVVLRVPVLFGEVESVSESAVTSLWLKVQEAAESCTLDHCLQRFPTDTRDVAAVCRKLSEKARQDPSIRGIFHFSAKEQMTKYEMAVAIAQAFNLPSNHLIPLTEQPAASTLRPINSRLNCSRLELLNLSVEARPFTVAITDCLWPFTPDKRWRQTVFH
- the mat2b gene encoding methionine adenosyltransferase 2 subunit beta isoform X5, whose product is MPGFELRGSEEAMVLAPRVLVTGATGLLGRAVCREFQSNGWLVIGTGYRRARPRLLRCDLTDEDAVRGLLHEYKPDVIVHCAAERRPDVVERHTEAAVNLNVHATSTLAKEAAVCGAFLLYISTDYVFDGRNPPYGEDDSPNPLNVYGRSKLEGERETLRHCPGAVVLRVPVLFGEVESVSESAVTSLWLKVQEAAESCTLDHCLQRFPTDTRDVAAVCRKLSEKARQDPSIRGIFHFSAKEQMTKYEMAVAIAQAFNLPSNHLIPLTEQPAASTLRPINSRLNCSRLELLNLSVEARPFTVAITDCLWPFTPDKRWRQTVFH
- the mat2b gene encoding methionine adenosyltransferase 2 subunit beta isoform X2 is translated as MPGFELRGSEYCLLEEEAMVLAPRVLVTGATGLLGRAVCREFQSNGWLVIGTGYRRARPRLLRCDLTDEDAVRGLLHEYKPDVIVHCAAERRPDVVERHTEAAVNLNVHATSTLAKEAAVCGAFLLYISTDYVFDGRNPPYGEDDSPNPLNVYGRSKLEGERETLRHCPGAVVLRVPVLFGEVESVSESAVTSLWLKVQEAAESCTLDHCLQRFPTDTRDVAAVCRKLSEKARQDPSIRGIFHFSAKEQMTKYEMAVAIAQAFNLPSNHLIPLTEQPAASTLRPINSRLNCSRLELLNLSVEARPFTVAITDCLWPFTPDKRWRQTVFH
- the mat2b gene encoding methionine adenosyltransferase 2 subunit beta isoform X3 — its product is MSRAGAELRIIFSPGRVQLVQEEAMVLAPRVLVTGATGLLGRAVCREFQSNGWLVIGTGYRRARPRLLRCDLTDEDAVRGLLHEYKPDVIVHCAAERRPDVVERHTEAAVNLNVHATSTLAKEAAVCGAFLLYISTDYVFDGRNPPYGEDDSPNPLNVYGRSKLEGERETLRHCPGAVVLRVPVLFGEVESVSESAVTSLWLKVQEAAESCTLDHCLQRFPTDTRDVAAVCRKLSEKARQDPSIRGIFHFSAKEQMTKYEMAVAIAQAFNLPSNHLIPLTEQPAASTLRPINSRLNCSRLELLNLSVEARPFTVAITDCLWPFTPDKRWRQTVFH
- the mat2b gene encoding methionine adenosyltransferase 2 subunit beta isoform X6; amino-acid sequence: MSRAGAELRIIFSPGRVQLVQYCLLEEEAMVLAPRVLVTGATGLLGRAVCREFQSNGWLVIGTGYRRARPRLLRCDLTDEDAVRGLLHEYKPDVIVHCAAERRPDVVERHTEAAVNLNVHATSTLAKEAGAVVLRVPVLFGEVESVSESAVTSLWLKVQEAAESCTLDHCLQRFPTDTRDVAAVCRKLSEKARQDPSIRGIFHFSAKEQMTKYEMAVAIAQAFNLPSNHLIPLTEQPAASTLRPINSRLNCSRLELLNLSVEARPFTVAITDCLWPFTPDKRWRQTVFH